A single genomic interval of Musa acuminata AAA Group cultivar baxijiao chromosome BXJ3-4, Cavendish_Baxijiao_AAA, whole genome shotgun sequence harbors:
- the LOC135635445 gene encoding protein C2-DOMAIN ABA-RELATED 11-like, translated as MEEGAGVLKVIVSKGKSLAIRDFTSSDPYVVVKLGKQTAKTKVINSCLNPVWNEELSFSVKEPLGVLKLEVFDRDRFKFDDKMGHAFLNLQPLTSALKLKRALQLTTGETKLRKVAPDSDNCLLADSFITYANGEIIMDVRLRLCDVESGEVFVTVKWIDHPTTPIHVRKR; from the exons ATGGAGGAGGGTGCTGGAGTTCTAAAGGTTATTGTCTCTAAAGGAAAGAGTTTGGCGATCAGGGACTTCACTAGCAGTGATCCTTATGTTGTGGTCAAACTAGGAAAGCAG ACTGCAAAGACAAAGGTTATCAATTCTTGCCTCAATCCTGTTTGGAATGAAGAGCTATCATTCTCAGTAAAAGAGCCTCTTGGTGTATTAAAACTG GAAGTTTTTGATCGGGACAGATTTAAGTTTGATGACAAGATGGGCCATGCCTTCCTCAATCTTCAGCCCCTAACCTCTGCTTTGAAGCTAAAAAGAGCACTGCAGCTCACCACCGGTGAGACCAAGTTGAGGAAGGTGGCTCCAGACAGCGATAATTGCCTCTTGGCCGATAGCTTTATTACATACGCGAATGGTGAAATCATAATGGATGTACGTCTGAGGCTTTGTGACGTCGAGTCTGGTGAGGTATTTGTGACAGTTAAGTGGATCGATCACCCGACTACACCAATTCATGTTAGAAAACGTTAG
- the LOC103981322 gene encoding pentatricopeptide repeat-containing protein At5g55840 isoform X1, with amino-acid sequence MRRLLPRWATTAAARKFSSFRRKISNSTACSEGLAAARWTDGRNSERLRKSGAVIGSSLNIENSMYNTLTMHRWESLNHMNYKLAKLRKVHGKLALKFLKWIIRQPGFNRMTQLFCITIHILVRARMYGPAKSILKHLSQRDVAYHSLIHCLMDTYPRRKSNALVFDILIKFYIEEGMLKNAKKTFQLVNSHGFTVSIYTCNAILVALARVEGLPSALLFFKCMLTGRNCPDVSSYNIVLNSLCLAGKLGKANYIFNKMEEAGVIPKIVTYNTLLYWFCKKGRFKAALKILACMDRKGIEADVYTYNVIINNLCKENRSARAYLLLKRMRERKLSPTESTYNTLINGFCKEHKIIIANCIFKEMSKSNMKPSAITYNTLIDGYCRIGKIHESMRILDEMEAAGVTPNEITYGALLNGYCKASKMDAAVNILEKMRSEGIALNCIMYTILIDGLCREGKLSEALQLLNSMLEAGVSPDVITYSALVNGLCKMGKKDQIKQILSKMHKTGVLPNAIFYETVIHHYCKWGDITEAMNLYADIYRLGQEANLITCNTLISALCRRGKVGDAEQFMQHMTRMNLYPDCTSFNLLINGYGNKGDALGAFSVFDDMVKQGQRPSHITFGSLLKGLCRGGNLHEAKKFFTRILDIPFAVDLHTYNILLLEICKSGNLHDALIFCEKMIQQNIMPDSYTYTILLSGFCHKKKIVPAVILFERLSNTNFCPDHVAYTCLVNGLVKEGQLKAASYIFDEMMNKNSLDPDIVAFNAMLDGYSRAGLMLHVDNLVHFMQKRCLLPNLVTYNILMHGYIRKKQLLRSFRLYKTMVQKGFRPDNLTYHSLISGLCESGMIDIGAKFLEKLRLEGITPDDLTFNMLITKYSDKSQMSDAFKLVDCMTRLQMSPSAETYDAIISGLNRKGCFQKSYMVLHEMMEKRVRIKHTHYIALINGKCRVGDTWGAFRLRDEMEALGIVPAEVAESTIVRGLCKCGKLGEAMLVFSHMLRKGGVPTTATFTTLMHGLCKEAMLADALYLKDVMENCGLKLDIVTYNVLISGFCSIGCLSDAWRLYEEIKQKGLWPNITTYTMLIDAVHKEYKIFEADILLKDIETRGLISSQGNSKTICEGLANAVRRLNELRHCRRTILK; translated from the exons ATGCGACGGCTTCTACCTCGGTGGGCGACCACAGCAGCGGCAAGAAAGTTCTCTTCTTTCCGCCGCAAAATCTCAAATTCGACGGCTTGTTCGGAGGGTTTGGCGGCGGCGCGGTGGACCGATGGCAGGAACTCGGAACGACTGAGGAAATCTGGCGCCG TTATTGGATCATCACTTAATATCGAGAATAGTATGTACAACACGCTGACAATGCACCGCTGGGAATCCCTGAACCATATGAACTACAAGCTAGCGAAACTTAGGAAGGTTCATGGGAAGCTAGCATTGAAGTTCCTCAAGTGGATCATCCGGCAGCCAGGTTTCAATAGGATGACCCAATTGTTCTGTATCACTATCCATATACTTGTTCGGGCCCGGATGTATGGTCCTGCTAAATCAATACTGAAACATCTTTCCCAGAGGGATGTTGCCTATCACTCCCTTATTCATTGTCTCATGGACACCTATCCTCGTCGCAAGTCCAACGCATTGGTTTTTGACATTTTgattaaattttatattgaaGAAGGGATGCTCAAGAATGCTAAGAAAACCTTTCAGTTGGTCAATTCCCATGGATTTACGGTCTCTATTTATACATGCAATGCTATACTTGTTGCTCTTGCAAGGGTGGAGGGACTGCCCTCTGCTTTATTATTCTTCAAATGTATGCTGACCGGAAGGAACTGCCCAGATGTGAGCTCATATAACATAGTGCTGAACTCGCTTTGCTTAGCTGGGAAGCTCGGAAAggctaattatatttttaataagatGGAAGAAGCTGGGGTTATACCAAAGATTGTTACCTATAACACACTGCTATATTGGTTTTGTAAGAAGGGAAGGTTCAAGGCTGCTCTTAAAATATTAGCTTGCATGGACAGGAAGGGTATTGAGGCAGATGTGTACACATATAATGTGATCATTAACAACCTATGTAAAGAAAATAGGAGTGCTAGAGCTTATTTGTTATTAAAACGAATGAGGGAGAGAAAATTATCTCCCACTGAAAGCACATATAACACTCTGATCAATGGATTCTGTAAGGAACATAAGATTATTATTGCTAATTGTATCTTTAAAGAAATGTCGAAGTCTAATATGAAACCAAGTGCTATTACTTACAATACTTTGATTGATGGGTACTGTCGGATTGGAAAAATCCATGAATCTATGAGGATTTTAGATGAAATGGAAGCTGCTGGAGTAACTCCTAATGAGATCACCTATGGTGCTCTTCTGAATGGATATTGCAAGGCTTCAAAGATGGATGCTGCTGTAAATATTCTTGAAAAGATGAGATCTGAAGGTATTGCTCTCAACTGTATAATGTACACAATCTTGATTGATGGGCTTTGCAGAGAGGGCAAGCTCAGTGAAGCCCTGCAGTTACTTAACAGCATGCTTGAAGCTGGGGTTTCTCCAGATGTCATTACATATTCTGCACTTGTTAATGGTTTGTGCAAAATGGGCAAGAAAGATCAAATCAAACAGATTCTATCGAAGATGCACAAAACTGGTGTTCTTCCAAATGCCATATTTTATGAAACAGTCATTCATCACTATTGTAAATGGGGAGATATCACAGAGGCAATGAACTTGTATGCTGATATATATCGTTTGGGCCAAGAAGCCAATTTAATCACTTGTAACACATTGATTTCTGCTCTTTGCCGAAGGGGGAAGGTTGGGGATGCAGAGCAGTTTATGCAACACATGACCAGAATGAATCTATATCCTGACTGTACTAGTTTCAATCTTCTTATAAATGGTTATGGAAATAAAGGTGATGCTCTAGGAGCATTTTCTGTTTTTGATGACATGGTGAAACAAGGTCAGCGACCTAGTCATATTACTTTTGGGAGTTTACTTAAAGGGTTGTGCAGGGGAGGAAACTTACATGAGGCAAAGAAGTTTTTTACTCGaattcttgatattccttttgcTGTTGATCTTCATACTTATAATATTTTACTTCTAGAAATATGTAAATCTGGAAACTTACATGATGCATTGATCTTTTGCGAGAAAATGATTCAGCAAAACATAATGCCTGATAGTTATACATACACAATTCTTCTAAGTGGCTTTTGCCATAAGAAGAAGATTGTTCCTGCAGTTATCCTATTTGAAAGGTTGAGTAATACAAATTTTTGTCCAGACCATGTTGCTTATACATGTTTAGTTAATGGTTTAGTAAAAGAAGGCCAATTAAAGGCTGCTTCATACATCTTTGATGAAATGATGAATAAAAATAGTCTAGATCCTGATATTGTTGCTTTTAATGCAATGCTTGACGGTTACTCAAGAGCAGGGCTGATGCTGCATGTGGATAATTTGGTtcattttatgcagaaaaggtgtTTACTTCCAAACCTTGTGACATATAACATTCTAATGCATGGATATATCAGAAAGAAACAGCTATTAAGATCATTTAGACTTTACAAAACAATGGTTCAAAAAGGTTTCAGGCCAGACAACTTAACATATCATTCACTAATTTCTGGGCTTTGTGAGTCTGGTATGATTGATATTGGAGCAAAATTTTTGGAAAAGTTAAGATTGGAGGGTATTACTCCTGATGACTTGACTTTTAATATGCTTATCACTAAGTATTCTGACAAAAGTCAGATGAGTGATGCTTTCAAACTTGTGGATTGTATGACAAGGTTGCAGATGTCACCAAGTGCCGAGACCTATGATGCGATTATAAGTGGACTAAACAGAAAAGGTTGTTTTCAGAAGTCCTATATGGTATTGCATGAAATGATGGAGAAAAGAGTCCGTATAAAGCACACACATTATATTGCACTAATCAATGGAAAATGCAGGGTTGGCGATACATGGGGGGCATTTAGGCTGAGGGATGAGATGGAAGCCCTGGGTATAGTGCCTGCTGAAGTTGCTGAGAGCACTATTGTAAGGGGCCTTTGTAAGTGTGGAAAACTTGGAGAAGCAATGCTTGTTTTCAGTCACATGCTTCGCAAAGGTGGAGTGCCAACAACTGCAACATTTACCACTCTTATGCATGGGCTTTGCAAAGAAGCTATGCTTGCTGATGCTTTGTATTTGAAGGATGTCATGGAAAATTGTGGCTTAAAACTGGATATTGTTACATATAATGTACTTATTTCAGGATTTTGCAGCATAGGTTGTCTTTCTGATGCTTGGCGACTGTATGAGGAGATAAAACAGAAGGGCCTCTGGCCTAATATCACAACATATACTATGCTCATTGATGCTGTCCACAAggaatataagatttttgaagCAGACATACTTTTGAAAGATATAGAAACTAGAGGTCTAATTTCTTCACAAGGAAATTCCAAAACTATTTGTGAGGGTTTGGCAAATGCTGTGAGAAGGTTAAATGAATTAAGGCATTGCAGGAGAACTATCTTGAAATAA
- the LOC103981322 gene encoding pentatricopeptide repeat-containing protein At5g55840 isoform X2, with product MYNTLTMHRWESLNHMNYKLAKLRKVHGKLALKFLKWIIRQPGFNRMTQLFCITIHILVRARMYGPAKSILKHLSQRDVAYHSLIHCLMDTYPRRKSNALVFDILIKFYIEEGMLKNAKKTFQLVNSHGFTVSIYTCNAILVALARVEGLPSALLFFKCMLTGRNCPDVSSYNIVLNSLCLAGKLGKANYIFNKMEEAGVIPKIVTYNTLLYWFCKKGRFKAALKILACMDRKGIEADVYTYNVIINNLCKENRSARAYLLLKRMRERKLSPTESTYNTLINGFCKEHKIIIANCIFKEMSKSNMKPSAITYNTLIDGYCRIGKIHESMRILDEMEAAGVTPNEITYGALLNGYCKASKMDAAVNILEKMRSEGIALNCIMYTILIDGLCREGKLSEALQLLNSMLEAGVSPDVITYSALVNGLCKMGKKDQIKQILSKMHKTGVLPNAIFYETVIHHYCKWGDITEAMNLYADIYRLGQEANLITCNTLISALCRRGKVGDAEQFMQHMTRMNLYPDCTSFNLLINGYGNKGDALGAFSVFDDMVKQGQRPSHITFGSLLKGLCRGGNLHEAKKFFTRILDIPFAVDLHTYNILLLEICKSGNLHDALIFCEKMIQQNIMPDSYTYTILLSGFCHKKKIVPAVILFERLSNTNFCPDHVAYTCLVNGLVKEGQLKAASYIFDEMMNKNSLDPDIVAFNAMLDGYSRAGLMLHVDNLVHFMQKRCLLPNLVTYNILMHGYIRKKQLLRSFRLYKTMVQKGFRPDNLTYHSLISGLCESGMIDIGAKFLEKLRLEGITPDDLTFNMLITKYSDKSQMSDAFKLVDCMTRLQMSPSAETYDAIISGLNRKGCFQKSYMVLHEMMEKRVRIKHTHYIALINGKCRVGDTWGAFRLRDEMEALGIVPAEVAESTIVRGLCKCGKLGEAMLVFSHMLRKGGVPTTATFTTLMHGLCKEAMLADALYLKDVMENCGLKLDIVTYNVLISGFCSIGCLSDAWRLYEEIKQKGLWPNITTYTMLIDAVHKEYKIFEADILLKDIETRGLISSQGNSKTICEGLANAVRRLNELRHCRRTILK from the coding sequence ATGTACAACACGCTGACAATGCACCGCTGGGAATCCCTGAACCATATGAACTACAAGCTAGCGAAACTTAGGAAGGTTCATGGGAAGCTAGCATTGAAGTTCCTCAAGTGGATCATCCGGCAGCCAGGTTTCAATAGGATGACCCAATTGTTCTGTATCACTATCCATATACTTGTTCGGGCCCGGATGTATGGTCCTGCTAAATCAATACTGAAACATCTTTCCCAGAGGGATGTTGCCTATCACTCCCTTATTCATTGTCTCATGGACACCTATCCTCGTCGCAAGTCCAACGCATTGGTTTTTGACATTTTgattaaattttatattgaaGAAGGGATGCTCAAGAATGCTAAGAAAACCTTTCAGTTGGTCAATTCCCATGGATTTACGGTCTCTATTTATACATGCAATGCTATACTTGTTGCTCTTGCAAGGGTGGAGGGACTGCCCTCTGCTTTATTATTCTTCAAATGTATGCTGACCGGAAGGAACTGCCCAGATGTGAGCTCATATAACATAGTGCTGAACTCGCTTTGCTTAGCTGGGAAGCTCGGAAAggctaattatatttttaataagatGGAAGAAGCTGGGGTTATACCAAAGATTGTTACCTATAACACACTGCTATATTGGTTTTGTAAGAAGGGAAGGTTCAAGGCTGCTCTTAAAATATTAGCTTGCATGGACAGGAAGGGTATTGAGGCAGATGTGTACACATATAATGTGATCATTAACAACCTATGTAAAGAAAATAGGAGTGCTAGAGCTTATTTGTTATTAAAACGAATGAGGGAGAGAAAATTATCTCCCACTGAAAGCACATATAACACTCTGATCAATGGATTCTGTAAGGAACATAAGATTATTATTGCTAATTGTATCTTTAAAGAAATGTCGAAGTCTAATATGAAACCAAGTGCTATTACTTACAATACTTTGATTGATGGGTACTGTCGGATTGGAAAAATCCATGAATCTATGAGGATTTTAGATGAAATGGAAGCTGCTGGAGTAACTCCTAATGAGATCACCTATGGTGCTCTTCTGAATGGATATTGCAAGGCTTCAAAGATGGATGCTGCTGTAAATATTCTTGAAAAGATGAGATCTGAAGGTATTGCTCTCAACTGTATAATGTACACAATCTTGATTGATGGGCTTTGCAGAGAGGGCAAGCTCAGTGAAGCCCTGCAGTTACTTAACAGCATGCTTGAAGCTGGGGTTTCTCCAGATGTCATTACATATTCTGCACTTGTTAATGGTTTGTGCAAAATGGGCAAGAAAGATCAAATCAAACAGATTCTATCGAAGATGCACAAAACTGGTGTTCTTCCAAATGCCATATTTTATGAAACAGTCATTCATCACTATTGTAAATGGGGAGATATCACAGAGGCAATGAACTTGTATGCTGATATATATCGTTTGGGCCAAGAAGCCAATTTAATCACTTGTAACACATTGATTTCTGCTCTTTGCCGAAGGGGGAAGGTTGGGGATGCAGAGCAGTTTATGCAACACATGACCAGAATGAATCTATATCCTGACTGTACTAGTTTCAATCTTCTTATAAATGGTTATGGAAATAAAGGTGATGCTCTAGGAGCATTTTCTGTTTTTGATGACATGGTGAAACAAGGTCAGCGACCTAGTCATATTACTTTTGGGAGTTTACTTAAAGGGTTGTGCAGGGGAGGAAACTTACATGAGGCAAAGAAGTTTTTTACTCGaattcttgatattccttttgcTGTTGATCTTCATACTTATAATATTTTACTTCTAGAAATATGTAAATCTGGAAACTTACATGATGCATTGATCTTTTGCGAGAAAATGATTCAGCAAAACATAATGCCTGATAGTTATACATACACAATTCTTCTAAGTGGCTTTTGCCATAAGAAGAAGATTGTTCCTGCAGTTATCCTATTTGAAAGGTTGAGTAATACAAATTTTTGTCCAGACCATGTTGCTTATACATGTTTAGTTAATGGTTTAGTAAAAGAAGGCCAATTAAAGGCTGCTTCATACATCTTTGATGAAATGATGAATAAAAATAGTCTAGATCCTGATATTGTTGCTTTTAATGCAATGCTTGACGGTTACTCAAGAGCAGGGCTGATGCTGCATGTGGATAATTTGGTtcattttatgcagaaaaggtgtTTACTTCCAAACCTTGTGACATATAACATTCTAATGCATGGATATATCAGAAAGAAACAGCTATTAAGATCATTTAGACTTTACAAAACAATGGTTCAAAAAGGTTTCAGGCCAGACAACTTAACATATCATTCACTAATTTCTGGGCTTTGTGAGTCTGGTATGATTGATATTGGAGCAAAATTTTTGGAAAAGTTAAGATTGGAGGGTATTACTCCTGATGACTTGACTTTTAATATGCTTATCACTAAGTATTCTGACAAAAGTCAGATGAGTGATGCTTTCAAACTTGTGGATTGTATGACAAGGTTGCAGATGTCACCAAGTGCCGAGACCTATGATGCGATTATAAGTGGACTAAACAGAAAAGGTTGTTTTCAGAAGTCCTATATGGTATTGCATGAAATGATGGAGAAAAGAGTCCGTATAAAGCACACACATTATATTGCACTAATCAATGGAAAATGCAGGGTTGGCGATACATGGGGGGCATTTAGGCTGAGGGATGAGATGGAAGCCCTGGGTATAGTGCCTGCTGAAGTTGCTGAGAGCACTATTGTAAGGGGCCTTTGTAAGTGTGGAAAACTTGGAGAAGCAATGCTTGTTTTCAGTCACATGCTTCGCAAAGGTGGAGTGCCAACAACTGCAACATTTACCACTCTTATGCATGGGCTTTGCAAAGAAGCTATGCTTGCTGATGCTTTGTATTTGAAGGATGTCATGGAAAATTGTGGCTTAAAACTGGATATTGTTACATATAATGTACTTATTTCAGGATTTTGCAGCATAGGTTGTCTTTCTGATGCTTGGCGACTGTATGAGGAGATAAAACAGAAGGGCCTCTGGCCTAATATCACAACATATACTATGCTCATTGATGCTGTCCACAAggaatataagatttttgaagCAGACATACTTTTGAAAGATATAGAAACTAGAGGTCTAATTTCTTCACAAGGAAATTCCAAAACTATTTGTGAGGGTTTGGCAAATGCTGTGAGAAGGTTAAATGAATTAAGGCATTGCAGGAGAACTATCTTGAAATAA
- the LOC103981325 gene encoding cellulose synthase-like protein E6 — MGGEGEGRLFETRVRRGRTWYKLYAASVCGGVCLTWVYRATNIPEIGEKGRWAWMGMLVAELCFGFYWVLTQSFRWCPIYHRTFKERLSQKYGNELPPVDIFVCTADPTIEPPVLVMNTVLSVMAYDYPPEKLSIYVSDDGASELTFYALLEATDFVRHWISFCKRFNVEPRSPAAYFSSPEQHDLRYASELDRIKEMYYAMEDRIKVATDFGRVASSVNKQHKGFSEWNSQITPGNHQAIVQILIDGRDQNAIDIEGNTLPTLVYLSREKRPRYRHNFKAGALNALIRVSSEISNSPVILNVDCDMYSNSSESVKNAMCFFLDEESGQQIGYVQFPQNFNNLDKNNIYGDYISIVNEVEMPGLGDSIYLGTGCFHRRESLCGRKYSEHRSMLRDMCNQVKMRKPEESTSFLEERAKDLASCTYEQNTNWGKDIGIKYGCLVEDVVTGLSIQMNGWRSIYYNPSRKGFLGISPTTLSQLLVQHKRWSEGLFQTFLSKYCPFLYGYGKIELRLQMSYATYMLWAPMSLPTLYYVTIPSLCLLKGIPLYPRISSSWFPVFVYVIIGTQAYSLGEALWCQQSFRSWWNMQRMRLMRRTCSYFFSLLDTTMQSLGLGKSSFDITAKIADHEALERLKKGVMEFGSSSPMFSVLAAIAMLNLLCLVASVIMAVVREGFKDQMALQFLLCGMLVMLNLPIYHGMFLRKDRGRLPTFLALESCLIAALVCLLSLY, encoded by the exons atggggggaGAAGGGGAGGGACGGCTGTTTGAGACCAGGGTGAGGAGGGGGAGAACATGGTACAAGCTGTATGCTGCGTCGGTGTGTGGTGGGGTGTGTTTGACATGGGTGTACAGAGCTACGAACATACCGGAGATCGGGGAGAAGGGGAGGTGGGCTTGGATGGGGATGCTGGTGGCCGAGCTTTGCTTTGGGTTCTACTGGGTTCTCACCCAATCCTTCCGGTGGTGCCCTATCTACCACCGAACCTTCAAGGAGCGGCTCTCCCAAAA ATATGGGAATGAGCTGCCACCTGTGGACATATTTGTTTGCACTGCTGATCCTACCATCGAGCCACCAGTCCTGGTTATGAACACAGTACTCTCGGTGATGGCCTATGACTACCCACCAGAGAAGTTAAGCATCTATGTCTCGGATGATGGTGCCTCTGAGTTGACATTTTATGCACTGCTAGAAGCCACAGATTTTGTCAGACACTGGATTTCATTCTGTAAAAGGTTCAATGTGGAGCCCAGGTCCCCGGCAGCGTACTTCTCGTCACCCGAGCAACATGATCTTCGCTATGCCAGTGAGTTGGATCGCATCAAG GAGATGTACTATGCGATGGAGGACCGGATTAAAGTTGCAACCGATTTCGGTCGGGTTGCAAGCAGTGTTAACAAGCAACACAAGGGCTTTTCTGAATGGAATTCACAAATTACACCTGGAAATCACCAGGCTATAGTGCAG ATATTAATTGATGGAAGGGACCAGAATGCTATAGATATCGAAGGAAATACCCTACCAACACTTGTATATTTATCTCGAGAAAAAAGGCCTCGGTATCGTCATAATTTCAAAGCTGGAGCACTAAATGCATTG ATAAGAGTATCCTCCGAGATAAGCAACAGTCCTGTTATTCTCAATGTGGACTGTGATATGTACTCCAACAGTTCAGAATCAGTGAAGAATGCAATGTGTTTCTTCCTGGATGAAGAAAGCGGTCAGCAAATTGGGTATGTGCAGTTTCCACAGAACTTCAACAATCTTGACAAGAACAACATCTATGGTGATTATATATCAATTGTAAATGAG GTGGAAATGCCAGGTCTGGGAGACTCCATATATCTTGGCACAGGATGCTTCCACAGAAGAGAAAGTTTGTGTGGCCGCAAGTATAGTGAGCACCGTAGTATGCTCAGGGATATGTGTAACCAAGTAAAAATGAGAAAACCAGAAGAAAGCACAAGCTTTTTAGAAGAGAGAGCAAAGGATCTTGCATCATGTACCTATGAGCAGAACACTAACTGGGGCAAAGAT ATTGGTATCAAGTATGGGTGCTTGGTGGAGGATGTGGTAACTGGCTTGTCAATCCAAATGAACGGATGGAGATCAATTTACTACAATCCTTCAAGGAAAGGCTTCTTAGGCATATCTCCTACTACACTGTCACAGCTATTGGTGCAACACAAGCGATGGTCTGAAGGGCTCTTCCAAACCTTCCTCTCTAAATATTGTCCTTTTCTCTATGGCTATGGAAAGATAGAGTTAAGGCTTCAGATGTCTTATGCTACATACATGTTATGGGCTCCTATGTCGTTGCCAACTCTATATTATGTTACCATCCCTTCCCTTTGCCTTCTCAAAGGCATTCCTTTGTACCCAAGA ATCTCAAGTTCTTGGTTCCCGGTCTTTGTGTATGTGATCATCGGTACACAAGCATACAGCTTAGGAGAGGCCCTTTGGTGTCAGCAGTCATTCCGAAGCTGGTGGAACATGCAAAGAATGAGATTAATGAGAAGAACTTGCTCATACTTCTTCAGCTTATTAGACACTACAATGCAATCACTAGGACTTGGCAAGTCCAGTTTTGATATAACTGCTaagattgctgatcatgaggcattggaGAGACTGAAGAAAGGGGTCATGGAGTTTGGATCATCTTCTCCAATGTTCTCGGTGTTGGCCGCGATAGCCATGCTTAACCTGCTCTGTTTGGTGGCTAGTGTGATAATGGCTGTGGTGAGGGAGGGATTTAAAGATCAAATGGCTCTTCAGTTTCTTCTTTGTGGGATGTTGGTAATGCTCAACTTGCCAATCTACCATGGGATGTTCCTAAGGAAAGATAGAGGCAGACTTCCAACATTTTTAGCACTTGAATCATGTCTCATTGCTGCATTGGTTTGTCTCCTTTCATTGTACTAG